The following are from one region of the Oncorhynchus masou masou isolate Uvic2021 chromosome 24, UVic_Omas_1.1, whole genome shotgun sequence genome:
- the LOC135513236 gene encoding phospholipase A and acyltransferase 4-like: MQTRSPTTMEIGDMIEINRGQYKHWALYIGNGKVIQLIVPDGPSRVSFCSFSSSSGSVSCKGTITIETLQDVAAGNTYKINNYLDDEYKPRRTDVIMGDVDKMRGSTMKYDLLGRNCEHFVTFLRYGKSKSKQADDFLNNMLTGTAGLLGVLTAAAALTAAAARTFSK, translated from the exons ATGCAAACCAGGAGTCCGACCACA ATGGAGATTGGTGACATGATTGAGATCAACAGAGGTCAATACAAACACTGGGCTCTGTACATTGGAAATGGAAAGGTCATCCAGTTGATAGTTCCAG ATGGGCCTTCAAGAGTATCTTTCTGCAGTTTTAGCTCATCCAGCGGCAGTGTTTCCTGCAAAGGCACGATAACAATAGAGACATTACAGGATGTGGCAGCAGGGAATACTTACAAAATCAACAACTACTTGGATGACGAGTACAAACCAAGGAGGactgatgtcattatgggggatGTGGACAAAATGAGAGGCAGCACAATGAAATATGACCTCCTTGGACGCAACTGCGAGCATTTTGTTACTTTCCTCCGTTATGGCAAATCAAAGTCCAAACAG GCAGATGACTTCCTGAATAATATGTTAACTGGTACTGCAGGTTTGCTTGGTGTactgactgctgctgctgctcttaCAGCTGCTGCAGCAAGGACATTTAGTAAATAA